From Marmota flaviventris isolate mMarFla1 chromosome X, mMarFla1.hap1, whole genome shotgun sequence, the proteins below share one genomic window:
- the Cd40lg gene encoding CD40 ligand has product MIETYSQPTPRSVATGLPVSMKIFMCLLTVFLITQMIGSALFAVYLHRRLDKIEDERNLHEDFVFMKTIQRCNKGDGSLSLLNCEEIRSQFEGFVKDIMLNKEEKKKESVEMQKGDQNPQIAVHVVSEASKTASVLQWAKKGYYTMSNNLVTLENGKQLTVKREGLYYVYTQVTFCSNREALSQAPFIVSLCLKSSSESERILLRAATSHSSSKPCGQQSTHLGGVFELQSGASLFVNVTDPSQVSHGTGFTSFGLLKL; this is encoded by the exons ATGATCGAAACGTACAGCCAACCTACTCCCCGATCTGTGGCCACTGGACTGCCTGTCAGCAtgaaaatttttatgtgtttacttACTGTTTTTCTTATCACCCAGATGATTGGATCGGCACTTTTTGCTGTGTATCTTCATAGAAGGTTGGACAAG ATAGAAGATGAAAGGAATCTTCATGAGGATTTTGTATTCATGAAAACGATACAGAGATGCAACAAAGGAGATGGATCTTTATCCTTGCTGAACTGTGAGGAAATCCGAAGTCAATTTGAAGGCTTTGTCAAG GATATAATGttaaacaaagaggaaaagaagaaagaaagtgttGAAATGCAAAAAG GTGATCAGAATCCACAAATTGCTGTACATGTTGTAAGTGAGGCCAGTAAAACAGCATCTG TGCTACAGTGGGCCAAAAAAGGATATTACACCATGAGCAACAACTTGGTAACCCTTGAAAATGGGAAACAGCTGACTGTTAAAAGAGAAGGACTCTATTATGTCTACACCCAAGTTACCTTCTGTTCCAACCGGGAAGCTTTGAGTCAAGCTCCATTTATAGTCAGCCTCTGTCTGAAGTCCTCAAGTGAATCCGAGAGAATCTTACTGAGGGCGGCAACCAGCCACAGTTCCTCCAAACCTTGCGGCCAACAGTCCACTCATTTGGGAGGAGTATTTGAATTGCAATCAGGTGCTTCACTGTTTGTCAACGTGACTGATCCAAGCCAAGTGAGCCATGGGACCGGCTTCACGTCTTTTGGCTTACTCAAACTCTGA